The Vicinamibacterales bacterium genome contains a region encoding:
- the fliP gene encoding flagellar type III secretion system pore protein FliP (The bacterial flagellar biogenesis protein FliP forms a type III secretion system (T3SS)-type pore required for flagellar assembly.): MNQLDLTVNGVGTVSAPLQIVVFLTLLTFIPAALVIMTSFTRIAIVFHFLRQALGTQDMPSNQMLVGLTLFLTFFVMAPVGERINADALQPAMAGQIDVTEALRRGAPPLREFMLKQTRQTDLALFVELSREARPATPADLPMRVVIPAFAISELKTGFQMGFFLFVPFLLIDLVVSTTLLSMGMLQLPPAMISLPFKVLLFVLIDGWQLLVGSLVRSFV, from the coding sequence ATGAACCAGCTCGATCTCACCGTCAACGGCGTCGGCACCGTCTCGGCGCCGCTGCAGATCGTCGTCTTCCTGACGCTGCTGACGTTCATTCCCGCGGCGCTCGTGATCATGACCTCGTTCACGAGAATCGCCATCGTCTTCCATTTCTTGAGGCAGGCGCTCGGCACCCAGGACATGCCCTCGAACCAGATGCTCGTGGGCCTCACGCTGTTCCTGACGTTCTTCGTCATGGCGCCGGTGGGCGAGCGCATCAACGCCGACGCGCTGCAGCCCGCCATGGCCGGGCAGATCGACGTGACCGAGGCGCTGCGACGCGGCGCCCCGCCGCTGCGCGAGTTCATGCTGAAGCAGACGCGGCAGACCGACCTGGCGCTCTTCGTCGAGCTGAGCCGCGAGGCGCGTCCCGCGACGCCTGCCGACCTGCCGATGCGCGTCGTCATCCCGGCCTTCGCCATCTCGGAGCTGAAGACCGGCTTCCAGATGGGGTTCTTCCTGTTCGTCCCGTTCCTCCTCATCGACCTCGTCGTGTCCACGACGCTCCTGTCGATGGGCATGCTCCAGCTCCCGCCCGCGATGATCTCGCTGCCGTTCAAGGTGCTGTTGTTCGTGCTCATCGACGGCTGGCAGCTGCTCGTGGGCTCGCTCGTGCGGAGCTTCGTCTGA
- a CDS encoding flagellar hook-length control protein FliK — protein MPGSAASDPDAAASGRIEATDAGTPAPEASPEAASVSGQMAAPALPVPRGGLGMAERAAALQRALARRTEAGGEAQGLVTQAARLVVPPAETGAGQAAADEAGAGRRPGRGWVAQTPAPGLAAASVPVAGAIAPADQAAEGSAGAGAGQASTSAPGAGAAWRAAFAAAAAGDVHGAAEPARTALKEAVGHVLAQVPDRAPAAPAVAPAVHAGPPAEIDRQTGDAVHGQIVRSLRMQWAGSLGEARVTLKPEFLGQVTASITVERGTVTATLHADTPEVRRWMEANAGTLRDALVEHGLRLDRLEVAEPPREGAEPDRQGRQRGRQQDAPRERPRRRPDDGQDRPFELTP, from the coding sequence ATGCCTGGCTCCGCCGCGTCGGACCCTGACGCCGCCGCGTCCGGTCGGATCGAAGCGACCGACGCCGGGACCCCGGCCCCCGAGGCCTCGCCCGAGGCGGCCTCCGTGTCCGGGCAGATGGCGGCACCCGCGCTGCCCGTGCCGCGCGGCGGGCTGGGCATGGCGGAACGCGCCGCCGCGCTCCAGCGCGCGCTCGCCCGACGCACCGAGGCGGGCGGGGAAGCGCAGGGCCTCGTGACCCAGGCGGCGCGCCTCGTCGTGCCGCCCGCCGAGACCGGCGCCGGACAGGCCGCGGCCGACGAGGCCGGGGCCGGCCGTCGCCCGGGCCGCGGCTGGGTCGCCCAGACGCCGGCGCCGGGTCTGGCCGCAGCGTCCGTGCCCGTGGCCGGTGCGATTGCGCCGGCCGACCAGGCCGCCGAGGGCAGCGCCGGCGCTGGCGCCGGCCAGGCCTCGACATCCGCGCCCGGCGCGGGCGCCGCGTGGCGCGCCGCGTTCGCGGCCGCCGCGGCCGGCGATGTCCACGGCGCGGCGGAGCCCGCCAGAACGGCGCTCAAGGAGGCGGTGGGTCACGTGCTCGCGCAGGTGCCCGACCGCGCGCCCGCGGCTCCCGCGGTCGCGCCCGCCGTCCACGCCGGTCCGCCGGCCGAGATCGACCGCCAGACCGGCGACGCCGTGCACGGCCAGATCGTCCGGTCGCTGCGCATGCAGTGGGCGGGCAGCCTCGGCGAGGCGCGCGTCACGTTGAAGCCCGAGTTCCTCGGCCAGGTCACGGCGTCGATCACGGTGGAACGCGGCACCGTGACGGCGACCCTGCACGCCGACACGCCGGAAGTCCGGCGGTGGATGGAAGCCAACGCCGGGACGCTGCGCGACGCGCTCGTCGAGCACGGCCTGCGCCTGGATCGCCTCGAGGTCGCCGAGCCCCCGCGCGAGGGCGCGGAGCCCGACCGCCAGGGCCGCCAGCGCGGCCGCCAGCAGGACGCGCCGCGGGAGCGGCCGCGCCGCAGGCCCGACGACGGGCAGGACCGCCCGTTCGAACTCACCCCGTAG
- a CDS encoding flagellar hook capping FlgD N-terminal domain-containing protein codes for MTVTPTTATQTTQTQTQTAQALDPEKSLGRDAFLNLLVTQLQHQDPTQPQADGEFLAQLAQFSTLEQLQLMNQKLDALTSLISGDTTTP; via the coding sequence GTGACAGTCACGCCCACGACCGCGACGCAGACGACGCAGACCCAGACGCAGACCGCCCAGGCGCTCGACCCTGAGAAGTCGCTGGGCCGCGACGCGTTCCTGAACCTGCTGGTCACGCAGCTGCAGCACCAGGATCCGACGCAGCCGCAGGCGGACGGCGAATTCCTGGCGCAGCTGGCCCAGTTCAGCACGCTCGAGCAGTTGCAGCTGATGAACCAGAAGCTGGACGCGCTGACCAGCCTCATCAGCGGCGACACCACGACTCCCTGA
- a CDS encoding flagellar biosynthetic protein FliQ, with protein sequence MSDALVVGIVRQAIETAVIVTTPMLAAGLVAGVLVSVFQTVTSIQDNVLAFIPRAAAIFLAFAVTFPWMLRVVSAFSTGLIQRLPELVR encoded by the coding sequence ATGTCGGACGCCCTCGTCGTCGGAATCGTGCGCCAGGCCATCGAGACGGCCGTCATCGTGACCACCCCCATGCTCGCCGCGGGCCTGGTCGCGGGCGTGCTCGTGAGCGTGTTCCAGACCGTCACGTCCATCCAGGACAACGTGCTGGCGTTCATCCCGCGGGCCGCCGCGATCTTCCTCGCGTTCGCGGTCACCTTCCCCTGGATGCTCCGCGTGGTCTCGGCCTTCTCGACCGGCCTCATCCAGCGGCTGCCGGAGCTCGTGCGGTGA
- a CDS encoding FliM/FliN family flagellar motor switch protein, which yields MSSSQTSSSSSEPGDPSFALAALADVACGVDFVIGTSRMTVGDCLHLARHSVLRLGQPAGSDLEVRVNGVAIAYGEVAVVDDIAALRITRIAVPAGVGWE from the coding sequence ATGTCCTCTTCTCAGACTTCGTCGTCCAGTTCTGAGCCGGGCGACCCGTCGTTCGCGCTCGCGGCGCTGGCCGACGTGGCCTGCGGCGTGGACTTCGTGATCGGCACGAGCCGGATGACGGTGGGGGACTGCCTCCACCTCGCGCGCCACTCCGTCCTGCGCCTGGGCCAGCCGGCCGGCAGCGACCTCGAGGTGCGCGTGAACGGCGTGGCCATCGCCTACGGCGAGGTGGCCGTGGTGGACGACATCGCCGCCCTGCGCATCACGCGGATTGCCGTGCCGGCCGGGGTCGGCTGGGAATGA
- a CDS encoding FliH/SctL family protein, with amino-acid sequence MSSRARRVRPSVVAERFAWGGAVAEEPAVFAPEPVAAAVPERVVDPAAVERDAFAKGYQQGERAGTEAGAARAEAMLRRLAQTLDELRGLRKDLVRRTEREVVELALAIAKKILQRELALDGDLVWAMARVALDRLADVTTASIRLHPDDYAAAMAGRGAAMTSHGVQVVADPTVGRGGCIVQSDAGAVDVGLTAQIDELTEALLGDSRHPAGLEQRRDDAA; translated from the coding sequence ATGTCGTCTAGGGCGCGCCGCGTCAGGCCGTCGGTGGTGGCCGAGCGCTTCGCCTGGGGCGGAGCCGTCGCGGAGGAGCCGGCCGTGTTCGCGCCCGAGCCCGTCGCGGCCGCGGTTCCGGAGCGTGTGGTGGATCCGGCGGCGGTCGAGCGCGACGCGTTCGCCAAGGGCTACCAGCAGGGCGAGCGCGCCGGTACGGAAGCGGGCGCGGCCCGCGCCGAGGCCATGCTGCGCCGGCTGGCCCAGACCCTCGACGAACTGCGCGGCCTCCGCAAGGACCTCGTGCGGCGTACCGAGCGCGAGGTCGTCGAGCTCGCCCTCGCCATCGCGAAGAAGATCCTGCAGCGGGAGCTCGCCCTCGATGGCGACCTCGTGTGGGCCATGGCGCGCGTCGCCCTGGACCGATTGGCCGACGTGACCACGGCGAGCATCCGCCTCCATCCCGACGACTACGCGGCGGCCATGGCCGGCCGCGGCGCCGCCATGACGAGCCACGGCGTGCAGGTCGTCGCCGACCCGACGGTCGGGCGCGGCGGCTGCATCGTGCAGTCGGACGCCGGCGCCGTGGACGTCGGCCTCACGGCCCAGATCGACGAACTCACCGAGGCGCTGCTCGGCGACAGCCGCCACCCGGCGGGCCTCGAACAGCGGCGCGACGATGCCGCCTGA
- a CDS encoding flagellar biosynthetic protein FliO, whose amino-acid sequence MIVLAMQASGAAADAALSSGFGLRTAAAFAIVAALLGGAVWALGRVGAARRGKDLLAIETALSLGDKRSLVIVSVEGRRLLLGVSQGGVSLVTELRQSFAETLDRSLEPPSRP is encoded by the coding sequence ATGATCGTCCTCGCCATGCAGGCGTCCGGCGCCGCCGCCGACGCCGCACTCTCCAGCGGCTTCGGCCTCCGGACCGCCGCCGCGTTCGCAATCGTCGCGGCGCTCCTGGGCGGGGCCGTCTGGGCCCTCGGCCGCGTGGGCGCGGCCCGCCGGGGCAAGGACCTGCTCGCCATCGAAACGGCGCTGTCGCTGGGCGACAAGCGCTCGCTCGTCATCGTGTCCGTCGAGGGACGCCGGCTGCTGCTCGGCGTGTCCCAGGGCGGCGTGTCCCTCGTGACCGAGCTCCGGCAGTCGTTCGCCGAGACGCTCGACCGCTCGCTCGAACCTCCGTCCCGGCCATGA
- a CDS encoding flagellar basal body-associated FliL family protein produces the protein MSAPKAEPAADGAAAKAKGGKQKPMIIGAVVLALAGGGYYYKTQAAHAEGEEEAPKEHSVSPKERGLVSFDPFVANLADEGGRRFVRVTVQLVVGTAEEGLEMSETPVLKMQARAIILELLGTQLADTLVTPEGKVALRQAIAERIADALHEIEVVDVLFSDFVVQF, from the coding sequence GTGAGCGCCCCGAAGGCCGAACCCGCCGCCGACGGCGCCGCCGCGAAGGCGAAGGGCGGAAAACAGAAGCCCATGATCATCGGCGCGGTCGTGCTCGCGCTGGCCGGCGGCGGCTACTACTACAAGACGCAGGCGGCGCACGCGGAGGGCGAGGAGGAAGCACCGAAGGAGCACTCGGTCTCGCCCAAGGAGCGCGGCCTCGTGTCCTTCGACCCGTTCGTGGCGAACCTCGCCGACGAGGGGGGGCGCCGCTTCGTGCGCGTCACGGTGCAGCTGGTCGTGGGCACCGCGGAAGAAGGGCTGGAGATGAGCGAGACGCCGGTCCTCAAGATGCAGGCGCGCGCGATCATCCTCGAACTGCTCGGCACGCAGCTCGCCGACACGCTCGTCACGCCCGAGGGCAAGGTGGCGCTGCGCCAGGCGATCGCGGAGCGCATCGCCGACGCCCTCCACGAGATCGAGGTGGTCGATGTCCTCTTCTCAGACTTCGTCGTCCAGTTCTGA
- the flhB gene encoding flagellar biosynthesis protein FlhB yields the protein MAGQSSDERTEKPSAKRLREARDKGNVPRSADLVAALSLLAVTTALARTGPVGIQRLLGLLTESLQDLGARAHGTVTPESLAVLARHDGLVLAAIVGPLMVVAALTGLAGNVVQSGWVFALEKVSFDWSRLSPATGIKRFAPSQAGVTVVKAIVAVTIVTSVLWSVGQEALAATPQLAWMEPSAAAMEAARWLWRLLVRGGTALVLLAGADVFWQRWRHYQGLKMTKQELRDEAKLSEGNPHVKARIRRIQREMVRRRMLAAVKTATVVVTNPTHFAVALEYRRGGMAAPKVVAKGQDLLAQKIKALAREYGVPIVENKPLAQALFKGAEVGDVIPADLFGAVAEVLAYLVRVRQLML from the coding sequence GTGGCCGGCCAGTCCTCGGACGAGCGCACAGAAAAACCTTCCGCGAAACGGCTGCGGGAAGCCCGTGACAAGGGCAACGTCCCGCGCAGCGCCGATCTCGTCGCCGCGCTCTCGCTGCTCGCCGTCACGACGGCGCTCGCCCGGACCGGGCCCGTGGGCATCCAGCGCCTGCTGGGCCTGCTCACCGAATCGCTCCAGGACCTGGGCGCCCGCGCCCACGGCACCGTGACGCCGGAATCGCTGGCCGTCCTGGCGCGGCACGACGGCCTCGTCCTGGCCGCGATCGTCGGGCCGCTGATGGTGGTCGCCGCCCTCACGGGCCTGGCCGGGAACGTCGTGCAGTCCGGCTGGGTGTTCGCGCTCGAGAAGGTGTCGTTCGACTGGTCGCGGCTCAGCCCGGCGACCGGGATCAAGCGCTTCGCGCCCTCGCAGGCCGGCGTCACCGTGGTCAAGGCGATCGTGGCCGTGACCATCGTGACCTCCGTGCTCTGGTCCGTGGGCCAGGAGGCGCTCGCCGCCACGCCGCAACTGGCGTGGATGGAGCCGTCGGCGGCGGCGATGGAGGCGGCGCGCTGGCTGTGGCGACTCCTCGTGCGCGGCGGCACGGCGCTCGTGCTCCTGGCCGGCGCCGACGTCTTCTGGCAGCGCTGGCGCCACTACCAGGGCCTGAAGATGACCAAGCAGGAGCTCCGCGACGAGGCCAAGCTGAGCGAGGGCAATCCGCACGTCAAGGCGCGGATCCGGCGCATCCAGCGCGAGATGGTCCGCCGCCGCATGCTCGCGGCGGTGAAGACCGCCACCGTCGTGGTCACCAACCCCACCCACTTCGCCGTCGCCCTCGAGTACCGGCGCGGCGGCATGGCGGCGCCGAAGGTCGTCGCCAAGGGGCAGGACCTGCTCGCCCAGAAGATCAAGGCCCTGGCGCGCGAGTACGGCGTGCCCATCGTCGAGAACAAGCCGCTCGCGCAGGCTCTCTTCAAGGGCGCCGAGGTCGGCGACGTCATTCCCGCGGATCTCTTCGGCGCCGTGGCCGAGGTGCTCGCCTACCTCGTGCGCGTGCGTCAGCTGATGTTGTAA
- a CDS encoding FliI/YscN family ATPase — protein sequence MPPEALGLAPYLTRLRDADAVPVFGHVTRVVGLVVESQGPRARVGDVCQLRRADGQPPLPVEVVGFRDGRLLSVPLGDTSGIRPGDRIVSQRGVLSLPAGEALLGRVIDGLGRPLDGLGPLDVPDRAPLRPAALNPLDRDPVVAPVGTGVRAIDAMLTCGRGQRMGLFGGSGVGKSTLLGMMARGTAADVVVLALVGERGREVRSFLEHDLGPTGLARSVVVVSTSDSPPLVRLRAAYGATALAEYFRDRGKHVLLMMDSVTRFAMAQREVGLAAGEPPTAKGYPPSVFALLPGLLERAGNVRGRGSITALYTVLVEGDDTNEPIADAVRGILDGHIVLSRDLAGRNHYPAIDILASISRTMPDVTDVAHRQRAADVRDWLATLRDTEDLVSVGAYVRGSTPRIDKALDRRDAVMSFLCQPSDTLVGFGEAVDALQAL from the coding sequence ATGCCGCCTGAGGCCCTCGGACTGGCGCCGTACCTGACGCGCCTGCGCGACGCCGACGCCGTGCCGGTGTTCGGCCACGTCACGCGGGTGGTCGGCCTGGTGGTGGAGTCGCAGGGGCCCCGCGCGCGCGTCGGCGACGTGTGCCAGCTGCGCCGCGCCGACGGGCAGCCGCCGCTGCCGGTGGAGGTGGTGGGCTTCCGTGACGGCCGGCTCCTGTCGGTGCCGCTCGGCGATACCTCCGGCATCCGGCCCGGCGACCGGATCGTCTCGCAGCGCGGCGTCCTGTCACTGCCGGCGGGGGAGGCCCTGCTCGGCCGCGTCATCGATGGCCTGGGCCGCCCGCTCGACGGCCTCGGCCCGCTGGACGTCCCCGACCGCGCGCCCCTCAGGCCCGCCGCGCTGAACCCGCTCGACCGCGACCCCGTCGTGGCGCCCGTGGGCACGGGCGTCCGCGCCATCGACGCGATGCTCACGTGTGGCCGCGGCCAGCGCATGGGCCTCTTCGGCGGCAGCGGCGTCGGCAAGAGCACCCTCCTGGGGATGATGGCGCGCGGCACGGCCGCCGACGTCGTCGTCCTGGCCCTGGTCGGCGAACGGGGCCGCGAGGTCCGGAGCTTCCTCGAGCACGACCTGGGCCCGACCGGCCTGGCCCGCTCCGTCGTCGTGGTGTCCACCTCCGACAGTCCGCCGCTCGTCCGCCTGCGGGCGGCCTACGGCGCGACCGCGCTGGCGGAGTACTTCCGCGACCGCGGGAAGCACGTGCTCCTCATGATGGACTCGGTGACGCGCTTCGCCATGGCCCAGCGCGAGGTCGGCCTGGCTGCCGGCGAGCCGCCCACCGCGAAGGGCTATCCGCCGTCGGTCTTCGCCCTGCTGCCGGGCCTCCTCGAACGCGCGGGCAACGTCCGCGGGCGGGGGAGCATCACGGCCCTCTACACGGTGCTCGTCGAGGGCGACGACACCAACGAGCCCATTGCCGACGCCGTGCGCGGCATCCTCGACGGGCACATCGTGCTGTCGCGGGACCTCGCGGGCCGCAACCACTACCCGGCGATCGACATCCTGGCCAGCATCAGCCGAACCATGCCGGACGTGACCGACGTGGCGCACCGCCAGCGGGCGGCCGACGTGCGCGACTGGCTCGCGACCCTGCGCGACACCGAGGATCTCGTCTCGGTCGGGGCCTACGTGCGAGGATCGACCCCCCGGATCGACAAGGCGCTCGATCGCCGCGACGCGGTCATGTCGTTCCTCTGTCAGCCGTCCGACACCCTGGTCGGGTTCGGCGAGGCGGTGGATGCCCTCCAGGCCCTGTAA
- a CDS encoding flagellar biosynthetic protein FliR, giving the protein MTEFDVLARLGILLARPGALVALAPVFGGAFAPTQVRLGLTVAIAIFAMPAVPDAALASSAGLGLIVAREIGIGALMALALRAVLTGAGLGGHLTGSQLMLSYGSVIDPQGGVRNNITATLYTNIALVTFLGMNGHHALLRALAASYEALPIGTGAVGPTLGSAVVELLGVIFILGVRLAAPIVVVMLLVEVGTAFMARVAPSLNLMVVAPPLRMAVGLVAMAAMVPLVPSIVRAASSGIADLALRAASGLR; this is encoded by the coding sequence GTGACCGAGTTCGACGTCCTGGCCCGGCTCGGCATCCTGCTGGCCCGCCCCGGCGCGCTCGTCGCGCTGGCGCCGGTCTTCGGCGGGGCGTTCGCGCCGACCCAGGTCCGCCTCGGCCTCACCGTGGCCATCGCCATCTTCGCGATGCCGGCGGTGCCCGACGCGGCGCTGGCCTCGTCGGCCGGGCTGGGCCTCATCGTGGCCCGCGAGATCGGCATCGGCGCGCTCATGGCGCTCGCGCTGCGCGCGGTGCTGACCGGCGCCGGCCTGGGCGGACACCTGACCGGCAGCCAGCTGATGCTGTCGTACGGGTCGGTGATCGACCCGCAGGGCGGCGTCAGGAACAACATCACCGCGACGCTCTACACCAACATCGCGCTCGTCACCTTCCTCGGGATGAACGGCCATCACGCGCTCCTGCGCGCGCTGGCCGCCTCCTACGAGGCGCTGCCCATCGGCACCGGCGCCGTGGGGCCCACGCTCGGGTCCGCCGTGGTGGAGCTCCTCGGCGTCATCTTCATCCTCGGCGTGCGGCTGGCGGCGCCGATCGTCGTCGTGATGCTCCTCGTGGAGGTCGGCACGGCCTTCATGGCGCGCGTGGCGCCGTCGCTCAACCTGATGGTCGTCGCGCCGCCGCTCCGGATGGCGGTGGGGCTCGTGGCGATGGCGGCGATGGTGCCGCTCGTGCCGTCGATCGTCCGCGCCGCCTCGTCGGGCATCGCCGACCTGGCGCTGCGCGCGGCCAGCGGGCTCAGGTGA
- the fliG gene encoding flagellar motor switch protein FliG produces the protein MVTTSSTPLTPARKAAIVMMALGEERSAQVFKHLQEHEIEALAREVAQAGNVSAEVGENVLAEFTEMADAVSNIATGGVEQARRLLMKSLGPESARRILDRVVRSFTTSKGFASLEKANPQQLSKFILGEHPQTIAVILAHMNAGSAAQLVSQLPDDLRADVIVRMASIDEILPEVIGRISSVIDQRLKSLGGPSREQHGGVKAVAELFNRMERSFSQRALELVEEKSQDLAVQIRNLMFVFDDLAKVEDVGIREIVNRADKKAVTVALKGASEEIRSRFYNNMSKRAVEMLKEEMEIMGAVRLREVEKAQQEIVAIARKLEEEGVISTGAGAGEPYVV, from the coding sequence GTGGTGACGACGTCGTCCACCCCCCTCACGCCGGCCCGCAAGGCCGCGATCGTCATGATGGCCCTCGGCGAGGAACGCTCGGCCCAGGTCTTCAAGCACCTGCAGGAACACGAAATCGAGGCGCTCGCGCGCGAGGTCGCGCAGGCCGGCAACGTGTCGGCCGAAGTGGGCGAGAACGTCCTGGCCGAGTTCACGGAGATGGCCGACGCCGTGAGCAACATCGCCACCGGCGGCGTCGAGCAGGCGCGCCGCCTGCTGATGAAGTCGCTCGGGCCCGAGTCGGCTCGCCGCATCCTGGACCGCGTGGTGCGGTCCTTCACGACCTCCAAGGGCTTCGCGTCGCTCGAGAAGGCGAACCCGCAGCAGCTCTCGAAGTTCATCCTCGGCGAGCACCCGCAGACGATCGCCGTCATCCTGGCCCACATGAACGCGGGCAGCGCCGCGCAGCTCGTCTCCCAGCTGCCCGACGACCTCCGCGCCGACGTCATCGTGCGCATGGCGAGCATCGACGAGATCCTGCCCGAGGTCATCGGCCGCATCTCCAGCGTGATCGACCAGCGCCTGAAGTCGCTCGGCGGCCCGTCGCGCGAGCAGCACGGCGGGGTGAAGGCCGTGGCCGAGCTCTTCAACCGCATGGAGCGCAGCTTCAGCCAGCGCGCGCTCGAGCTGGTGGAGGAGAAGTCCCAGGACCTGGCCGTCCAGATCCGGAACCTGATGTTCGTGTTCGACGACCTCGCCAAGGTCGAGGACGTCGGCATCCGCGAGATCGTGAACCGCGCCGACAAGAAGGCCGTGACGGTCGCGCTCAAGGGCGCGAGCGAGGAGATCCGCAGCCGCTTCTACAACAACATGTCGAAGCGTGCGGTGGAGATGCTCAAGGAAGAGATGGAGATCATGGGCGCGGTCCGCCTGCGCGAGGTCGAGAAGGCCCAGCAGGAGATCGTCGCCATCGCGCGCAAGCTCGAGGAGGAAGGCGTCATCTCGACGGGCGCGGGCGCCGGGGAGCCGTATGTCGTCTAG
- the fliJ gene encoding flagellar export protein FliJ, which yields MKPFRFRAQAVLDLRRREEEAAKNALARQRAMAERAQHALTAAHAAVARAGEALQAQASAGTPHGTLTWHRSWIVRLRIGVQVAAHAATEAERATAVAAAALGRAMQRRRVLERLRDRAWRTYSVERDRAEIREMDQLATLRFAHRALEGGTSDSHAHDRDADDADPDADRPGARP from the coding sequence GTGAAGCCGTTCCGCTTCCGCGCCCAGGCGGTGCTCGACCTCCGGCGGCGCGAGGAAGAGGCCGCGAAGAACGCCCTGGCGCGGCAGCGGGCCATGGCGGAACGCGCCCAGCACGCGCTCACGGCCGCGCACGCGGCCGTCGCGCGGGCCGGCGAGGCCCTGCAGGCCCAGGCGTCGGCCGGCACGCCGCACGGCACGCTGACCTGGCACCGAAGTTGGATCGTCCGTCTGCGGATCGGCGTCCAGGTCGCGGCGCACGCCGCGACCGAGGCCGAGCGCGCCACGGCCGTCGCGGCTGCCGCGCTCGGCCGGGCCATGCAGCGCCGCCGGGTGCTCGAGCGCCTGCGCGACCGGGCGTGGCGGACGTACTCGGTCGAACGGGATCGCGCCGAGATTCGCGAGATGGATCAGCTGGCCACGCTGCGCTTCGCGCACCGGGCCCTCGAGGGAGGCACCAGTGACAGTCACGCCCACGACCGCGACGCAGACGACGCAGACCCAGACGCAGACCGCCCAGGCGCTCGACCCTGA
- a CDS encoding flagellar hook protein FlgE yields the protein MGFSASLSGLNANQQKLSVIGNNLANINTVGFKASSVQFMDLVSQNVGGSGANPMQIGLGVTTGAISPNFTQGGLENTGVNTHVAIQGRGFFIVGSGGNDRSFTRAGDFSFDANGTMVSAEGLPVQGYTQIDPLTGLIVTTGQPTDIIIPPGILRAPGPTTQFGTTSNLDASAAVGDTFTASVQIYDALGDVHVATITYTNTAPGAWGYDISVDGADVTGGTAGTPFSIATGNVTFGPTGALTAPAADVVITSPAWANGAAATNFTWDLFDANGQAALTGYAAASQTSSITQNGYAAGTINPITIDADGNIQATIGAGRTIVIAQLALANFNNPQGLVKLGANRFAESQASGIPNVGIANAGGRGSVFGGALEQANVDIAQEFTQMILAQRGYQANSRSITVADELLVETLNLKR from the coding sequence ATGGGATTCTCGGCTAGCCTCTCGGGCCTCAACGCCAACCAGCAGAAGCTGAGCGTGATCGGCAACAACCTCGCCAACATCAACACCGTGGGGTTCAAGGCGAGCTCCGTGCAGTTCATGGACCTCGTCAGCCAGAACGTCGGCGGGTCCGGCGCCAACCCGATGCAGATCGGGCTGGGCGTCACGACCGGCGCGATCTCGCCCAACTTCACCCAGGGCGGACTCGAGAACACGGGCGTCAACACCCACGTGGCCATCCAGGGCCGCGGCTTCTTCATCGTGGGCAGCGGCGGCAACGACCGCTCGTTCACGCGCGCCGGCGACTTCTCCTTCGACGCCAACGGCACGATGGTGTCGGCCGAGGGCCTGCCGGTGCAGGGCTACACGCAGATCGACCCGCTGACCGGCCTCATCGTCACGACCGGCCAGCCGACCGACATCATCATTCCGCCGGGCATCCTCCGCGCGCCGGGTCCGACGACGCAGTTCGGCACGACCAGCAACCTGGACGCGTCGGCGGCGGTGGGCGACACCTTCACGGCGTCGGTCCAGATCTACGACGCGCTCGGCGACGTGCACGTCGCCACGATCACCTACACCAACACCGCGCCCGGCGCGTGGGGCTACGACATCAGCGTCGACGGCGCCGACGTGACCGGCGGGACGGCCGGCACGCCCTTCTCGATCGCGACCGGCAACGTCACGTTCGGGCCCACGGGCGCGCTGACCGCACCGGCGGCCGACGTGGTCATCACGAGCCCCGCGTGGGCGAACGGCGCGGCGGCGACGAACTTCACCTGGGATCTGTTCGACGCGAACGGCCAGGCCGCGCTCACCGGCTATGCCGCCGCGTCGCAGACCTCCTCGATCACGCAGAACGGCTACGCGGCCGGCACCATCAACCCGATCACGATCGACGCCGACGGCAACATCCAGGCGACGATCGGCGCCGGCCGGACGATCGTCATCGCGCAGCTCGCGCTCGCCAACTTCAACAACCCGCAGGGGCTCGTGAAGCTGGGCGCGAACCGCTTCGCCGAGAGCCAGGCGTCCGGCATCCCGAACGTCGGGATCGCCAACGCGGGCGGGCGCGGCAGCGTCTTCGGCGGCGCGCTCGAGCAGGCCAACGTCGACATCGCGCAGGAGTTCACCCAGATGATCCTGGCGCAGCGCGGCTACCAGGCGAACTCGCGCAGCATCACCGTCGCCGACGAGCTCCTCGTCGAGACCCTCAACCTGAAGCGATAG